In the genome of Desulfofarcimen acetoxidans DSM 771, one region contains:
- a CDS encoding DUF1659 domain-containing protein: protein MAVSKVPGNSVLKMQFQTGVDGTGKPVYRNKSLNNIKAGAADQDVFDTAQTMAGLQEYTLTAVNRADNSELVNQ from the coding sequence ATGGCAGTTAGCAAAGTTCCCGGCAATTCCGTACTGAAGATGCAGTTTCAAACCGGAGTTGACGGTACAGGTAAGCCGGTATACCGGAACAAAAGCTTGAACAATATCAAAGCAGGTGCCGCCGACCAGGATGTTTTTGATACCGCCCAGACTATGGCAGGACTGCAGGAGTACACACTTACAGCAGTCAACCGTGCGGACAATTCCGAGTTAGTTAACCAGTAA
- a CDS encoding LexA family protein, with product MANKVTSGQVYRNLKEFYEKNGYSPSVRELAGILGTSSGSVHRHMKTLKSIGWISAEPNKARSLKLHK from the coding sequence GTGGCTAATAAAGTTACAAGCGGTCAGGTTTACCGCAATCTCAAAGAATTCTATGAAAAAAACGGTTATTCTCCATCCGTCAGAGAACTTGCAGGAATACTCGGGACCTCCAGCGGATCAGTGCACAGGCATATGAAAACATTAAAAAGCATTGGCTGGATTTCTGCTGAGCCGAACAAAGCAAGGTCATTAAAACTGCATAAATAA
- a CDS encoding Rpn family recombination-promoting nuclease/putative transposase, producing MTESGQPNLKHPHHPHDKGYKQLLSNKKIFLELIKTFVQEDWVNEIEEDGLLLVDKSFVLEDFSEKEADVVYRLRTKEKDVIFYVLLELQSTVDFLMPFRLLQYMVQIWRETYNNTQKEERDRKDFRLPAIVPAVLYNGKNNWTAKMNFREMLSDYQIFGGRVLDFSYILFDVNRYKDEELYEMANLIASVFVLDQTMNHKELIRRLRKLIMVLRKLTQDEFRQIMIWLKNVIKPRMPVHLHKEVDRIMEEANQLEVEFMIMNLEVTLDEMQQQAKKEGIKEGIKEGIKEGELKKALETARAALKEGISVDVICKITALDKEIVQKIKNELH from the coding sequence ATGACGGAAAGTGGCCAACCTAACCTAAAACATCCACACCATCCCCATGACAAGGGTTATAAGCAACTTCTCAGCAATAAAAAGATATTTCTGGAATTAATCAAAACCTTTGTGCAAGAGGATTGGGTGAACGAAATAGAAGAAGATGGGTTGCTCCTGGTTGATAAGTCATTCGTGCTGGAAGATTTCAGTGAAAAAGAGGCAGATGTGGTGTATCGGCTCCGGACGAAGGAAAAGGATGTCATATTCTACGTACTGCTGGAGTTACAATCTACTGTAGATTTTCTGATGCCCTTTCGTTTACTACAGTACATGGTGCAGATATGGAGAGAAACGTACAATAACACACAGAAAGAAGAAAGGGATCGTAAAGACTTTAGGCTGCCGGCTATAGTACCGGCGGTATTGTACAATGGCAAGAACAACTGGACGGCAAAGATGAATTTCAGGGAAATGCTGTCTGACTATCAAATATTCGGTGGGCGGGTATTGGACTTTAGTTACATATTGTTTGATGTCAACAGATACAAAGATGAGGAACTGTACGAAATGGCAAACCTGATAGCCAGCGTATTTGTTCTGGACCAGACAATGAACCATAAGGAATTAATTAGACGCCTGAGGAAATTAATCATGGTATTGAGAAAACTAACTCAGGATGAATTCAGGCAAATTATGATTTGGCTCAAAAATGTCATCAAGCCGAGAATGCCGGTCCATTTGCATAAGGAAGTTGACCGTATTATGGAGGAAGCCAACCAGTTGGAGGTGGAATTTATGATTATGAACCTCGAGGTAACACTAGATGAGATGCAGCAGCAGGCGAAAAAAGAGGGTATAAAAGAGGGGATTAAGGAAGGCATAAAAGAAGGCGAGTTGAAAAAGGCTTTGGAAACAGCAAGGGCGGCCTTGAAAGAAGGTATATCGGTTGATGTTATATGTAAAATAACTGCACTGGATAAAGAAATTGTACAGAAAATTAAAAACGAGTTGCATTGA
- a CDS encoding DUF2922 domain-containing protein: protein MTQTLRMTFLNAAGNRVSISLDNPRDNLTQSEVEAAMNTVITKKVFTTSGGDLVSIDSAAVIDTTTTEIIAGS from the coding sequence ATGACCCAAACGCTCAGAATGACTTTTCTCAACGCAGCCGGCAACCGTGTCTCTATCAGCCTGGACAATCCCAGAGATAACCTCACCCAGTCAGAGGTAGAGGCTGCTATGAATACCGTTATCACTAAGAAAGTTTTTACTACTTCCGGCGGCGATCTGGTTTCCATTGACAGTGCTGCTGTTATTGATACCACTACCACAGAAATCATCGCCGGTTCATAA
- a CDS encoding YvrJ family protein, producing MDEVVKLAANYGFPMVVAGYLLVRLEPVIKDLQKSISLLTVVVARQGEVDYEEARRLVEGSNI from the coding sequence ATGGACGAAGTAGTCAAACTGGCAGCCAATTACGGCTTTCCCATGGTTGTGGCGGGATACCTTTTAGTGCGCCTGGAACCGGTGATTAAGGATCTGCAAAAGTCAATCTCCCTACTGACTGTAGTGGTGGCCAGGCAGGGTGAAGTTGACTACGAGGAGGCCAGGCGGCTGGTGGAAGGAAGCAATATATAA
- a CDS encoding YgiT-type zinc finger protein, with the protein MKPCTFCGGKVIEIKQDVKRIISGITIIRKNIKVKKCTSCGQRFYPGGLMLDIAEEAQKLLKRRFDPATG; encoded by the coding sequence ATGAAGCCTTGTACTTTTTGTGGTGGAAAAGTTATTGAAATAAAACAAGACGTCAAAAGAATAATTAGCGGAATTACTATAATCCGTAAAAATATAAAAGTAAAGAAATGTACATCATGTGGGCAGCGGTTTTATCCTGGAGGATTGATGTTGGATATTGCAGAAGAAGCACAAAAACTGCTTAAGAGACGGTTTGATCCCGCCACGGGTTGA